DNA from Paraburkholderia sp. ZP32-5:
CGCGCCGGCTTCCGGCGCGAGCGCGCCAAGCACGCCACTCGCCGACGCGCATCCGCTCACCGATGACGGCCTCGACATTCCCGAGTTCCGTCAGACCGGACGCGCGTCGTGGTACGGACGCTTTTTCCATGGCCGCCGCACCGCCAACGGCGAGCGTTACGACATGCACGCATTGACGGCCGCGCACCGCACGTTGCCGCTCGGCTCCTACGTGCGCGTAACCAATCCCGCCAATTCGCGTTCCGTGATCGTGCGGATCAACGACCGTGGCCCGTATGCGCGCGGCCGTGTGATCGATCTGTCGATGGCGGCAGCATCCGCACTCGACATGCGTCACAGCGGTACGGCGAAGGTGCAGATCGAAGGGCTCACGCAGCAGGAAGCGCGCGCCGAACTGAATGAGACGCTGGCGTCGAACTCGGGTTCGGACGCGGGCAAGTAAGCCAGGCGGAGCGTCTACGAGTCGCCGTGCGGTACGGGTTTGCGCCTGTCTGTACGGAGTGTTTGTCGACGATCACTCAGCAAAAAACGAAGGGCCGCATCGCGCGGCCCTTTTGTTTTGTCCGACCATCTCAAGCCCTACGCGTCGGGCTTGTCTTCCTTCAGCGCCAGCGCGCGCGTATACAGCGCATTGCGTGACGCGCCAGTGAGCGCGGCCGCCACTTTGGCCGCGCTGCTCACCGTCAACTCTTCCAGCAGCACGCTCAGTAACGCGTCGTGATCGTGTTCGCCGGCAGCTTCCGGTGCCGCGCCTTCGACCACCACAACGAACTCGCCGCGCTGCCGGTTCGGATCGGCAGCGAGCCACGTTGGCCCTTCGGCCAGGGTGCCGCGATGCAGCGCTTCGTGTAACTTCGTCAGTTCC
Protein-coding regions in this window:
- a CDS encoding septal ring lytic transglycosylase RlpA family protein is translated as MKTRLTRGLGTIFAFFVLAGCATPPGATDTSANDTPQRTKNVHLSAFGPQSFGSAPASGASAPSTPLADAHPLTDDGLDIPEFRQTGRASWYGRFFHGRRTANGERYDMHALTAAHRTLPLGSYVRVTNPANSRSVIVRINDRGPYARGRVIDLSMAAASALDMRHSGTAKVQIEGLTQQEARAELNETLASNSGSDAGK